The following nucleotide sequence is from Oceanivirga salmonicida.
TTATCTTTTACTTCATTAGTAATGATAGTATAATTTAGGTTATTATAATCATGGTAAACTGCTCCACCACCACTAATTCTTCTAACAACTTCTATATTATTTTCTCTTACATACTCTGCATTGATTTCTTCTATAGTATTTTGATGTCTACCAACTATTATTGATGGTTTGTTAATCCAAAGTATAAATATCATATCTTCATTTAATAATTTTTTAAATGCATATTCTTCTAATGCTATATTAAATTGTGTATCATTACTTTCATTTATTATATATTTCATACTAAAACCTCTTTACTTTTTCATTACATGTACTGACATATTTAAAACATCTGCGTATGCTTCATACATAGCTTCTGAATAAGTTGGATGCCCATGTATAGTTTTCATTACTTCTTCTACAGTTGCTTCAACTTCCATTAATGCTGCAGCTTCATTTATCATTTCTGCTGCTGCTGGTCCTATAATATGTACTCCTAATACTTCTCCATACTTCTTATCAGCAATAACTTTAATGAAACCATGATTTTCATCACATGCTATTGCACGACCATTAGCTGCAAAGTTAAATCTACCTATTTGTATATCATATTTTTCTTTAGCTTGTTCTTCAGTTAATCCTACTGAACCAACTTCTGGTAATGTGTATATTGCTGATGGTGTACATTGTAATTTAGCTTTTACCTTATTTCCATGAATAGCATTTTCAGCAGCAACTTCACCCATTCTAAATGCAGCATGTGCTAGCATCTTAATACCATTAATGTCACCTGGTGCATAAATACCTGGTACTGAAGTTTCCATGTATTCATTAACTTTAATTTTACCACGTTCTAATTCAAATTCAATTTCTCCCATACCTTCTAAATCAGGTACACGACCTATTGATAATAATGCTCTATCTACTATTACATCATCTTTACCATCAAGTTTTAAACGAAGTTTTCCATTTTCTTCAATAATTTCTTTTAAAGAAGTAGCTGTTAAAATATTCATACCCTTTTTGCTTAATAATGTTTGTAATGTTTTTGAAACTTCTTTGTCCATTGCTGGAACTATTCTATCCATCATTTCTACAACAGTTACCTTTGAACCAAATGTACTAAATACTTGTCCTAATTCCATACCAACTACTCCACCACCAATTATTGCTAATGTTTCAGGTACTTCATTTAATTCTAATATATCATCACTAGTCATAACTAATTTAGATTCTATACCAGGTATATTTATCTTACTTACCTTAGAACCACCAGCAAGTATAATGGTATTAGTAGTTAAAATTTTATCTCCAACAACTACATTTTTATCCTTATTAATAGTTCCTACACCTTTAAATACATCAACTTTATTGCTCTTTAATAAAGCACCTACTCCACCTACTAATGTTTTAACAACTTTATTTTTCATTTTTAAAACTTTTTCCATGTCTATTGATATATTAGAATTTTCTATCATTATTCCACGATTAGCAGCATTATGTACGCCTTCTATTATCTCAGCATTATGTAAGTATGCTTTAGTTGGTATACATCCTCTATTAAGACATGTTCCACCTAATTCATCTTTTTCTATTATTGCAACTTTACCACCAATTTGTGCTGCTTTTATAGCGGCAACATAACCAGCAGGTCCACCACCAATAACAACTGTATCATATTCTACATCTTTTTTATCTCTTGCAACTTCTTTGCTTTCAACTTTTACTTCTTTTTCAACTTTTGCAACTTCTTCAACTACTTCTTCTTTTTTAACTTCTGATTTACCAGTAGGTACTTGTTCACCTTCTGCACCTAAATAACCTATTATTTCAGTTACAGGTACTGTTTCTCCATCTTCTTTTAATATTGCTAATAGATAACCATCTTCTTCTGCTTCTAATTCCATACTAGTTTTATCAGTCATGATTTCTAAAAGTAATTCTCCTTCTTTTACGAATTCTCCTACTTTTTTATTCCATTTAACAATTTGCCCTTCTGTCATATCAATTCCAGCTTTGGGCATAATAACTTCTAATGCCATTTTTTATTCTTCTCCTTTATATTAACATTGTAATTGGATTTTCTAACAATTCTTTTAAGTCTTTCATAAATTTAGCAC
It contains:
- the lpdA gene encoding dihydrolipoyl dehydrogenase is translated as MALEVIMPKAGIDMTEGQIVKWNKKVGEFVKEGELLLEIMTDKTSMELEAEEDGYLLAILKEDGETVPVTEIIGYLGAEGEQVPTGKSEVKKEEVVEEVAKVEKEVKVESKEVARDKKDVEYDTVVIGGGPAGYVAAIKAAQIGGKVAIIEKDELGGTCLNRGCIPTKAYLHNAEIIEGVHNAANRGIMIENSNISIDMEKVLKMKNKVVKTLVGGVGALLKSNKVDVFKGVGTINKDKNVVVGDKILTTNTIILAGGSKVSKINIPGIESKLVMTSDDILELNEVPETLAIIGGGVVGMELGQVFSTFGSKVTVVEMMDRIVPAMDKEVSKTLQTLLSKKGMNILTATSLKEIIEENGKLRLKLDGKDDVIVDRALLSIGRVPDLEGMGEIEFELERGKIKVNEYMETSVPGIYAPGDINGIKMLAHAAFRMGEVAAENAIHGNKVKAKLQCTPSAIYTLPEVGSVGLTEEQAKEKYDIQIGRFNFAANGRAIACDENHGFIKVIADKKYGEVLGVHIIGPAAAEMINEAAALMEVEATVEEVMKTIHGHPTYSEAMYEAYADVLNMSVHVMKK